The genomic stretch AAGGGCGCGCGCCCGAGAGGGCAGGTTGTTCTCGATGAGGACGTCGGCCCAGGCGACCAGCTTGTCGAGCAGCATGCGCCCGCTTCGAGTCGAGTAGTCGAGGGTGATGCCGCGCTTGTTGGCGTTCAGGTAGAGAAAGAGGCCGCTCTTTTCGGGGTGGGGCAGGTCGCCGGGAAAGGGCCCGGTGCGGCGTGAGGGGTCGCCTTCGAGGGGCTCGACCTTGATCACGTCGGCGCCGAAGTCGGCAAGGAGCCTGGCGCAGTAGGGGCCCGGGATGTCGGAGCCCAGGTCAAGCACGCGGACATCGGATAGCGCCAGGTCGGCCATCGGCCCTCCGTGAGTCTGGGCTACCGGCGATACTGAATCCGCGGGCCTCTCGTGTCAATGCGCCCGTCGACAGCTCGCCCGGGCCTGCGGTAGGCTGCCGGGCATGGCGGCGGAGGCCCAGGAGTTCAGCGCCCAGGTCGAGTGCGCCGGCGGCCGGACCTTCGTCCGTCTCCCATTCGACGCGGACGCCCTGTGGGGCCGAAGGACCGCCACTACGTCGCGGGGGAGGTGGAGGGAAGGCGTATCCGCGCGCGGATCGAGGTGGACCGATCGGGGGCCCGGCTGCCGCTTGGCCAGGCCTGGCTCCGGGACTCGAACGTTGGCCCAGGGCAGAGGGTGCGGGTCCGGCTCGAACCCGAGGGCCCGCGGCCGGGAAACCTTCCCGAAGATGTCGAGGCCGCGCTCCGAAAGGAACCCGACGCGCTACGCCTCTTCGACTCCCTGGCGACCTTCTACCGGCGCAACTATGTCCGCTGGCTGGAGGCCCGCGAGGCGTCCCGAAACCCGGGCGAAGCGGCTCGAGGAGATGGTCTCGCTCCTCAAGCAGGGCATAAGAGAGCGCTAAAGGCGTTCGACCGCGCGGAGGCCCTCGAAGAGGTCCCTCTCGGTGGATCGTCCGCCATTCACGAGGCTGAAGACGCGGTAATAGTCCTGGGAACCCCAGAAGAGCTCGTGGTCCGCCGGGCGCAGCTTCAGTAGCTCCTCGTAGCCGGGGAGCTGGCTGCGGTGGCACAGCACCGCCTGCCAGACCCGCTCCCAGTACGGGCGCGCATCGAGCCGCGTGGTCATCACCCAGCGCTCCCAGGGCTGAGAGCGGCGCTCGATGCCGTCGATTATCATGACCAGCTCGCCGAACGCTTTCTCGTACTGGCGCAGTTGCTCGGCGTCATTGGCGCGGTAGTACAGCTTGCTCACGGTGTGGGGAAGCTCGCCGCCGGCGCCTGGCGCCGTCGCGGCGACGACGGCGGCGGTCGCGAACTGGCAGACGGCGATATGGTCGGGGTGGCCGTAGACGCCGTCGTGGGGGAAGGTGACCACGACCTCGGGGCGTACCTGCCGGATGCGCGACGCCATCTGCCCGATGATCGTCTTCGGGTCGGCCTCGTCCACGTGCCCGTCGATGTAGTCGAGGAAGCGGACGTCCCGGACGCCCAGGACCGCGGCGGCGGCGCGCAACTCCTCTTCGCGCACGCGGCCGAGCGACTCGGGGCCGGGAAAGTCCTTCTCCTCGCCCCACCAGCCATATTCACCGCGCGTCACCATGAGGAGATGCGTCTCGACGTCGGGGTCGTCGGCGTACATCGCCAGCATGCCGCCGATGCCGAGGGTCTCGTCGTCGGGGTGGGCCAGGATGCAGAGGAGCCTCAGAGGCATGGCAGGCGAACCATATCAGATGGCGCTCAGGGGATCAGCACGACCTTCCCTTGCGTCTCGCGGGCCAGCATCCGCCGGTGCACGGCTGCCGCGTCCGCCAGAGGCGCCACCTCGCCGATGACGATGCGCAGCCGGCCGGAGGCGAGCGCCCTCGCGAGCCGGTCGCGCGTGGCGGCCATGAGTTCGGGCACCTCCATCGCGGTCATGAGGTAGTAACCGACGACCGCCTGGTTAAGGCGCATCAGGCGCAGCGGGTTCAGCGGCGGCGGCGGGCCGGCGGACTGCCCAATCTCCACCAAGCGGCCGAAGGGCGCCAGGCACCGGAGACTGGCCTCGAAGACATCGCCGCCGACCGACTCCACGATGACATCAGCGCCGCGTCCGCCGGTGATCTCCTTCACCTGGTCCGGCCAGGAGGGGTCCGAGTAGTCGACGAGGGCATCGGCCCCGAGGTCCGCGGCCAGCTCCAGGCGCCGCTTGGAGCCCGCCGTGGCGATCACGCGCGCGCCCGCCAGCTTCGCCAGCTGCACGAGGAAGCTGCCGGTGCCGCCGGCAGCCGAGTGCACCAGCACCCACTCGCCGGGCCGGACCCTGCCGGCGACATGCAGGACCTGGTCTGCCGTCACGGCCTGCACAGGCAAAGCGGCTGCCTCGGTGTAATCGAGGCCGGCCGGGATCGGCGTCACGTACTCGACGCGGGCGACGCACTTCTCGGCGTAGCCGCCGCCCTCCGGGAGGACCGCCATCACGCGCTCGCCGGGCAGGAGGCCGGAGGCGCCGGGTCCCAGCGCTTCGACCTCGCCAGCCACTTCGAGGCCCGGGATCTGAGGAAAACGTGGCCGGAGGTAGTAGCGCCCCTCGGTCGTCATCGTGTCCGCGAAGTTCACGCCGGCGGCCCGCACGCGGATCAGGACCTCGCCGTTGCCGGGCGCCGGTTCCCCGGCATCCTCGTAGCGCAGGACCTCGGGGCCGCCGATCTCGTGGAAGCGGATAGCCTTCATTGCAATGCAGCGTAGCGTACAGAGTGCGAGGTGCAGGGGCGAGCGCGAGGCCCGGGCGGGCCAGGCCCGATTGGACGCGACCTGCATCCAGCCAGCTACGATGGCCGCGAGGTCCAGGCGTCCTGCTCGCGGTAGACTCGCCGACCCGCGCTACCGAAGCCGACGCCGTATCGGGCCTGCATCGGAACGCTTGTGCGATAATGGTCCCGCGTGGAGGAACGATCGGCGCCGGGAAGCGGTTGGCGCGTGTAGGTATGCCTGCGTTCAAAATCGTCTCCGATTTCAAACCGACCGGCGACCAGCCGGAGGCCATCGAGCAACTGGTGCGGGGCCTCGAGAAGGGCATGCGCGCGCAGACGCTGCTCGGCGTCACCGGCTCCGGCAAGACGTTCACCATGGCGAACGTCATCGAACGCTGGCAGCGGCCGACACTGGTGCTGGCGCCCAACCGCACGCTGGCCGCGCAGCTCTGCTCCGAGTTCAAGGAGTTCTTCCCGCACAACGCCGTCGAGTACTTCGTCTCCTACTACGACTACTACCAGCCCGAGGCCTACATCCCCCGCACCGACACCTACATCGCGAAGGACGCCGACATCAACGACGAAATCGACAAGCTGCGCCACGCCGCCACGCGCGCCCTCTTCGAGCGCAAGGACGTGATCATCGTCGCCTCCGTGTCCTGCATCTACGGCCTCGGCGACCCGGACGAGTACTCGAGCTTCGTCGTGCACTTCGCGAAGGGGCAGCGCGCGCCGCGTTCGACCGTGATGCGCCGGCTGGTCGAGATGCAGTACGAGCGCAACGACGCCAACGTCGTGCGCGGCAAGTTCCGGCTGCGCGGCGACACCCTGACGATAATGCCGGCCTACGAGGAGCTCGCCGTGCGCATCGACTTCTTCGGCGACGAAGTCGAGCGCATCCTGGAGTTCGACCCTCTCACGGGCGAGGTCGTGGCCGAACGCGACCATATCGACGTCTACCCCGGCAAGCACTTCGTCACCTCGCGCGACAAGCTCGAGCTGGCGATCGCCGACATCGAGGAAGAGCTGGAGGGGCGCCTGGCCGAGCTGCGCGCCGCGGGCCGCATCCTGGAAGCGGCGCGGCTCGAGGAGCGCACCCGTTACGACCTCGAGACGTTGCGTGAGTCCGGCTATTGCTCCGGCATCGAAAACTACTCGCGGCACCTGGCGCGCCGCCCCGCCGGCTCGACTCCCTGGACGCTGCTCGACTACCTGCCGGACGAGTGGCTGTTGTTCATCGACGAGTCGCACATCTCCATCCCCCAGGTCCGGGGCATGTACCACGGCGACATTTCCCGCAAGCAGACGCTGGTCGACTACGGCTTCCGCCTGCCCTCGGCGCTCGACAACCGCCCGCTGAGCTTCGAGGAATTCGAGGAGCACCTCGACCGCGTAATCTTCGTCTCCGCAACCCCCGGGCCCTACGAGCTGGAGCACAGCGAGCAGGTCGTCGAGCAGATCATCCGCCCCACCGGGCTCGTCGACCCCGTGATCCACGTGCGGCCGACCCGGGGCCAGATCGATGACCTCCTGGACGAGATCAGGGCTGTTGTCTCCAAGCAGCAGCGGGCCCTGGTGACGACGCTGACGAAAAAGATGGCCGAGGACCTTGCGGACTATCTGCGCGAGATGGGCGTCCGCACCCATTACCTGCATTCCGAGATCGACACCCTGGAGCGAGTCGAGATCCTGCGTGACCTGCGCCTCGGCGTGTATGACGTCGTGGTTGGCATCAACCTGTTGCGCGAGGGACTGGACCTGCCCGAGGTCAGCCTGGTCGCGATCCT from Dehalococcoidia bacterium encodes the following:
- a CDS encoding PIG-L family deacetylase, which produces MPLRLLCILAHPDDETLGIGGMLAMYADDPDVETHLLMVTRGEYGWWGEEKDFPGPESLGRVREEELRAAAAVLGVRDVRFLDYIDGHVDEADPKTIIGQMASRIRQVRPEVVVTFPHDGVYGHPDHIAVCQFATAAVVAATAPGAGGELPHTVSKLYYRANDAEQLRQYEKAFGELVMIIDGIERRSQPWERWVMTTRLDARPYWERVWQAVLCHRSQLPGYEELLKLRPADHELFWGSQDYYRVFSLVNGGRSTERDLFEGLRAVERL
- a CDS encoding NADPH:quinone oxidoreductase family protein encodes the protein MKAIRFHEIGGPEVLRYEDAGEPAPGNGEVLIRVRAAGVNFADTMTTEGRYYLRPRFPQIPGLEVAGEVEALGPGASGLLPGERVMAVLPEGGGYAEKCVARVEYVTPIPAGLDYTEAAALPVQAVTADQVLHVAGRVRPGEWVLVHSAAGGTGSFLVQLAKLAGARVIATAGSKRRLELAADLGADALVDYSDPSWPDQVKEITGGRGADVIVESVGGDVFEASLRCLAPFGRLVEIGQSAGPPPPLNPLRLMRLNQAVVGYYLMTAMEVPELMAATRDRLARALASGRLRIVIGEVAPLADAAAVHRRMLARETQGKVVLIP